A portion of the Gasterosteus aculeatus chromosome 12, fGasAcu3.hap1.1, whole genome shotgun sequence genome contains these proteins:
- the LOC120833472 gene encoding aspartate aminotransferase, mitochondrial, with protein sequence MALLKSNKVIYCLGNISPSLGVLSTRNSSWWGGVQMGPPDPILGVTEAFKRDTNPKKMNLGVGAYRDDHGKPFVLSCVRKAEELITAKHMDKEYLPIGGLGDFSKCCAQLALGADSEVLKSSRNITVQTISGTGSLRIGANFLARFHGGPRDVYLPKPSWGNHTPIFRDAGMQLKAYRYYDPSTCGFDFKGALDDISKIPEQSVIMLHACAHNPTGVDPKPEQWKEISDLVKKRNLLVFFDMAYQGFASGDIDRDAWAVRYFIEQGHNILLSQSFAKNMGLYGERVGGFTVVCNDTEEAKRVESQLKILIRPIYSNPPMNGARIAATILNTPDLRSLWLEEVHFMANRIIKMREQLVAGLKKEGSSHNWQHVIDQIGMFCFTGLKPEQVERLTKEFSVYMTKDGRISMAGVTSANVGYLAHGIHAVTK encoded by the exons CTCATGGTGGGGTGGAGTGCAGATGGGTCCCCCCGATCCCATCCTGGGGGTGACAGAGGCATTCAAGAGGGACACCAACCCCAAGAAGATGAATCTGGGAGTCGGCGCCTACAGGGATGACCACGGCAAGCCCTTTGTGCTCAGCTGCGTCCGCAAG GCAGAGGAGCTCATCACTGCCAAACACATGGATAAGGAGTACCTTCCCATTGGGGGTTTAGGAGACTTCTCAAAGTGCTGCGCCCAACTCGCTCTTGGTGCTGATAGTGAAGTCTTGAAGAGCAGCAGG AACATCACTGTCCAGACCATCTCAGGAACTGGATCCCTGCGCATCGGAGCCAACTTTTTG GCTCGATTCCACGGAGGTCCGCGTGACGTGTACCTGCCCAAGCCGTCCTGGGGAAACCACACGCCCATCTTTAGAGACGCCGGCATGCAGCTCAAGGCGTACAGATACTACGACCCGTCCACCTGCGGCTTTGACTTCAAGGGAGCTCTCGACGACATCTCT AAAATCCCGGAGCAGAGTGTGATCATGCTGCATGCTTGTGCCCACAACCCCACCGGTGTGGACCCCAAGCCTGAGCAGTGGAAGGAGATTTCTGACCTTGTGAAG AAAAGGAACTTGCTGGTGTTTTTCGACATGGCCTACCAGGGCTTTGCGAGTGGAGACATCGATCGTGATGCCTGGGCTGTGCGCTACTTCATCGAGCAGGGCCACAACATCCTGCTGTCCCAGTCCTTTGCCAAGAACATGGGGCTCTATG GTGAGCGTGTGGGCGGCTTCACTGTAGTGTGTAACGACACCGAGGAGGCAAAGCGAGTGGAGTCTCAGCTGAAGATCCTCATCAGGCCCATTTACTCCAACCCGCCAATGAACGGCGCCAGAATTGCAGCGACCATTCTCAATACACCAGATCTGCGCTCACTGTG GCTGGAGGAGGTTCATTTCATGGCCAACCGCATCATAAAGATGAGAGAACAGCTGGTGGCGGGTCTGAAAAAGGAGGGCTCCTCTCACAACTGGCAGCACGTCATCGACCAGATTGGGATGTTTTGCTTCACAGGCCTTAAACCAGAACAG GTTGAGCGCCTGACAAAGGAGTTTTCCGTGTACATGACAAAGGATGGCAGAATTTCCATGGCAGGGGTGACCTCTGCGAATGTGGGCTACCTGGCACATGGGATCCATGCCGTCACCAAGTAG
- the slc38a7 gene encoding sodium-coupled neutral amino acid transporter 7 yields MAINTDVEDWGGVGSNDPGERAWLLQSPSVDSVRQLEAERSRGVSSWAAVFIVVNAALGAGLLNFPAAFNLAGGVTAGVMLQMFMLIFIICGLVILGYCSQVSNESSYQEVVRATCGKVTGIACEVAIAVYTFGTCIAFFIVIGDQLDRLVAAMAHDTDDTTDHWYTDRKFTISVTAVLFVLPLSIPKEIGFQKYASALSVIGTWYVTIVVIIKYIFPDKNMTQSPVSASSASWTAVFNAMPTICFGFQCHVSCVPVFNSMSRKAIKPWGVVVTFSMIICLFVYTGTGICGFLTFGSNVNQDVLMSYPSDDVAVAIARAFIVICVITSYPILHFCGRAVLEGLWLRFQGEQVEVCVRREQRRRILQTLVWFVVTLVLALFIPDIGRVISLIGGLAACFIFVFPGLCLMQAKLSETASRTASWHGSVVFGVVMVTMGAFIFGLTTTNSIYQDIIS; encoded by the exons ATGGCCATCAACACGGATGTGGAGGACTGGGGCGGCGTGGGCAGCAACGACCCAGGAGAACGAGCGTGGCTCCTGCAGAGCCCCAGCGTGGATTCCGTCCGGCAACTTGAGGCAGAAAGGAGCCGGGGCGTGTCGTCTTGGGCGGCGGTCTTCATCGTGGTTAACGCGGCACTGGGAGCGGGTCTGCTCAACTTCCCTGCCGCCTTCAACCTGGCCGGAGGAGTGACTGCAGGAGTCATGCTTCAAATG ttcatgCTGATCTTCATAATCTGTGGACTGGTGATCCTGGGCTACTGCTCCCAG GTCAGTAATGAAAGCTCCTATCAGGAGGTCGTCAGAGCCACTTGTGGGAAAGTAACAGGAATCGCGTGTGAAGTCGCCATTGCCGTCTACACCTTCGGGACTTGTATCGCCTTCTTCATCGTCATTGGAGACCAGCTGGATCGCT tggTGGCAGCGATGGCTCATGACACAGATGATACCACTGACCACTGGTACACTGACCGCAAGTTTACCATCTCTGTTACCGCGGTGCTGTTcgtccttcctctctccatccccAAAGAGATTGGCTTTCAGAAGTATGCCAG TGCACTCAGTGTGATTGGAACCTGGTATGTGACCATCGTGGTCATTATAAAGTACATCTTCCCAGATAAAAATATGACTCAGAGTCCCGTTTCTGCCAG TTCTGCCTCCTGGACTGCAGTTTTCAACGCAATGCCGACCATTTGCTTTGGCTTCCAG TGCCACGTCAGCTGCGTGCCGGTGTTCAACAGCATGAGCAGAAAAGCGATCAAACCGTGGGGCGTCGTAGTAACTTTTAGCATGATAATCTGCCTCTTTGTGTACACAGGAACAG GCATCTGTGGCTTCCTGACGTTCGGCTCCAATGTCAATCAGGACGTGTTGATGTCGTACCCTTCTGACGATGTCGCTGTGGCCATCGCCAGAGCTTTTATTGTCATCTGTGTCATCACCTCCTACCCCATTTTACACTTCTGTGGCAG GGCAGTTCTAGAAGGACTCTGGCTGCGCTTCCAAGGCGagcaggtggaggtgtgtgtgcgtcgtgAGCAGAGGAGGCGGATCCTGCAGACGCTGGTGTGGTTTGTCGTCACGCTCGTCCTCGCTCTCTTCATCCCAGATATTGGTCGGGTGATCTCTCTGATTGGAGGATTGGCAGCTTGCTTTATCTTCGTCTTCCCAG GTTTGTGTTTGATGCAAGCCAAGCTGTCAGAGACAGCGAGCCGAACTGCAAG CTGGCATGGATCGGTGGTCTTCGGTGTTGTCATGGTCACGATGGGCGCATTCATCTTTGGCCTCACCACAACTAACTCCATCTATCAAGACATCATCAGCTAA
- the LOC120833441 gene encoding lysosomal protective protein isoform X1, which yields MFAAGLFVCSLAAFQVVSRAQYAPDEVTHLPGMSFKPNYRQWSGHLQARPGKFLHYWFVTSQRDPVKDPLVLWLNGGPGCSSLDGFLSENGPFHVNDNGATVYENTFSWNKIANVLYVESPAGVGYSYSDDRKYATDDDQVADDNYKALQSFFAKFPNFTQNEFFIFGESYGGIYAPTLSLRVATGAAKINFKGFSVGNGLSSFELNDQSLIYFGYYHGLFGEDLWRDLNINCCDKESCDFYNTSSAQCNTLVNVAFGIVYSSGLNEYALYLDCEGGRRFHRGYQRTMSHLFTNSRKHQDSHKKFSDGVSPSASVGEVPPCINSTAQLNWLNRGDVRKALHIPDTLPPWDICSDVVGGQYRNLYPTVKDVYLKLVSLGLRALVYNGDTDMACNFMGSQWFVEHLGLEATANYQTWLHDNQIAGFYEQFGNITFLTVKGAGHMVPQWAPGPAFHMFQSFITNSSY from the exons ATGTTCGCGGCCGGTTTGTTCGTGTGCTCGCTGGCCGCGTTTCAGGTCGTCTCCCGGGCTCAGTACGCCCCCGACGAGGTGACCCACCTGCCCGGTATGTCGTTCAAACCCAACTATCGACAGTGGTCGGGTCACCTGCAGGCGCGTCCCGGGAAGTTCCTCCACTATTG GTTTGTGACGTCGCAGAGGGACCCGGTTAAAGACCCCCTGGTGCTCTGGCTGAATGGAGGCCCGGGCTGCAGCTCGCTGGATGGATTCCTGTCGGAGAATGGACCGTTTCAC GTGAATGACAACGGGGCCACAGTGTACGAGAACACGTTCAGCTGGAACAAGATTGCCAATGTGCTGTATGTAGAATCTCCTGCAGGAGTGGGATATTCTTACTCCGATGACAGAAAGTATGCCACCGATGATGACCAG GTTGCTGATGATAATTACAAAGCCCTGCAGAGTTTCTTTGCCAAATTTCCAAATTTCACTCAAAATGAGTTCTTCATCTTTGGGGAAAGTTATGGTGGAATTTATGCACCGACCCTCAGCCTGCGTGTGGCTACTGGAGCTGCCAAAATCAACTTTAAG ggcTTTTCAGTGGGAAATGGTCTGAGCAGCTTTGAGCTCAATGACCAAAGTTTGATCTACTTTGGTTACTACCACGGCCTGTTTGGAGAAGA TTTGTGGCGAGATCTGAACATAAATTGCTGTGACAAAGAAAGCTGTGATTTCTACAACACCAGCTCGGCGCAGTGCAATACGCTG GTGAATGTAGCCTTTGGTATTGTGTATAGTAGTGGGCTGAATGAGTATGCCCTCTACTTGGACTGCGAGGGTGGCAGACGATTCCACAGAGGCTACCAGAGGACCATGAGCCACCTGTTTACGAACAGCAGGAAACATCAGGACTCTCACAAG AAGTTTTCAGATGGAGTGTCTCCCTCGGCGTCTGTGGGTGAAGTCCCGCCCTGCATCAACAGCACGGCTCAGCTGAACTGGCTGAACAGAGGCGACGTGAGGAAAGCTCTGCACATTCCAGACACGCTCCCACCATGGGACATCTGCAG CGATGTCGTCGGGGGTCAATACCGCAACCTGTACCCAACCGTTAAGGACGTGTACCTGAAACTGGTCTCCCTGGGTCTGCGTGCGCTCGTCTACAACGGAGACACCGACATGGCCTGCAACTTCATGGGGAGCCAGTGGTTTGTGGAACACCTCGGCCTGGAG GCGACCGCTAATTACCAGACGTGGCTTCACGACAACCAGATCGCTGGTTTCTACGAGCAGTTTGGAAACATCACTTTCCTGACCGTCAAG GGTGCAGGTCATATGGTTCCCCAGTGGGCTCCAGGTCCAGCCTTCCACATGTTCCAGTCTTTCATCACGAACAGCTCCTACTGA
- the LOC120833441 gene encoding lysosomal protective protein isoform X2, whose product MFAAGLFVCSLAAFQVVSRAQYAPDEVTHLPGMSFKPNYRQWSGHLQARPGKFLHYWFVTSQRDPVKDPLVLWLNGGPGCSSLDGFLSENGPFHVNDNGATVYENTFSWNKIANVLYVESPAGVGYSYSDDRKYATDDDQVADDNYKALQSFFAKFPNFTQNEFFIFGESYGGIYAPTLSLRVATGAAKINFKGFSVGNGLSSFELNDQSLIYFGYYHGLFGEDLWRDLNINCCDKESCDFYNTSSAQCNTLVNVAFGIVYSSGLNEYALYLDCEGGRRFHRGYQRTMSHLFTNSRKHQDSHKFSDGVSPSASVGEVPPCINSTAQLNWLNRGDVRKALHIPDTLPPWDICSDVVGGQYRNLYPTVKDVYLKLVSLGLRALVYNGDTDMACNFMGSQWFVEHLGLEATANYQTWLHDNQIAGFYEQFGNITFLTVKGAGHMVPQWAPGPAFHMFQSFITNSSY is encoded by the exons ATGTTCGCGGCCGGTTTGTTCGTGTGCTCGCTGGCCGCGTTTCAGGTCGTCTCCCGGGCTCAGTACGCCCCCGACGAGGTGACCCACCTGCCCGGTATGTCGTTCAAACCCAACTATCGACAGTGGTCGGGTCACCTGCAGGCGCGTCCCGGGAAGTTCCTCCACTATTG GTTTGTGACGTCGCAGAGGGACCCGGTTAAAGACCCCCTGGTGCTCTGGCTGAATGGAGGCCCGGGCTGCAGCTCGCTGGATGGATTCCTGTCGGAGAATGGACCGTTTCAC GTGAATGACAACGGGGCCACAGTGTACGAGAACACGTTCAGCTGGAACAAGATTGCCAATGTGCTGTATGTAGAATCTCCTGCAGGAGTGGGATATTCTTACTCCGATGACAGAAAGTATGCCACCGATGATGACCAG GTTGCTGATGATAATTACAAAGCCCTGCAGAGTTTCTTTGCCAAATTTCCAAATTTCACTCAAAATGAGTTCTTCATCTTTGGGGAAAGTTATGGTGGAATTTATGCACCGACCCTCAGCCTGCGTGTGGCTACTGGAGCTGCCAAAATCAACTTTAAG ggcTTTTCAGTGGGAAATGGTCTGAGCAGCTTTGAGCTCAATGACCAAAGTTTGATCTACTTTGGTTACTACCACGGCCTGTTTGGAGAAGA TTTGTGGCGAGATCTGAACATAAATTGCTGTGACAAAGAAAGCTGTGATTTCTACAACACCAGCTCGGCGCAGTGCAATACGCTG GTGAATGTAGCCTTTGGTATTGTGTATAGTAGTGGGCTGAATGAGTATGCCCTCTACTTGGACTGCGAGGGTGGCAGACGATTCCACAGAGGCTACCAGAGGACCATGAGCCACCTGTTTACGAACAGCAGGAAACATCAGGACTCTCACAAG TTTTCAGATGGAGTGTCTCCCTCGGCGTCTGTGGGTGAAGTCCCGCCCTGCATCAACAGCACGGCTCAGCTGAACTGGCTGAACAGAGGCGACGTGAGGAAAGCTCTGCACATTCCAGACACGCTCCCACCATGGGACATCTGCAG CGATGTCGTCGGGGGTCAATACCGCAACCTGTACCCAACCGTTAAGGACGTGTACCTGAAACTGGTCTCCCTGGGTCTGCGTGCGCTCGTCTACAACGGAGACACCGACATGGCCTGCAACTTCATGGGGAGCCAGTGGTTTGTGGAACACCTCGGCCTGGAG GCGACCGCTAATTACCAGACGTGGCTTCACGACAACCAGATCGCTGGTTTCTACGAGCAGTTTGGAAACATCACTTTCCTGACCGTCAAG GGTGCAGGTCATATGGTTCCCCAGTGGGCTCCAGGTCCAGCCTTCCACATGTTCCAGTCTTTCATCACGAACAGCTCCTACTGA
- the LOC120833478 gene encoding transcription factor E2F5 has protein sequence MDLDGNPHSPDEESTSPDEIPKNRRSLKSLHILATRFVGLLQDAEHGLLDLKDAVKLLAVEKKRRIYDITNVLEGVGLIVKISKSMIKWNGTVPGEHAFRVTNRVIELRAELKDLEQKESMLDQQKFWVEQSTTSTKEDCSDLTYVNHDDICNCFSGDTLLAIQAPCGTKLDVPIPKAVRNCPTKYQIYLKSINGPIDVVLLNKLTVDSVPVVLPVPPSKELLRKAKSAVATSDETESSIKRAAKSRRTVMEDMLHLQSSSRSNTAPNRTDASELRDLSKELQDLLRPTKAIMNAELLKNLLASEGFSPLHRSPLPSEQEHIHTLDESEGILDIPMLNV, from the exons ATGGATCTAGACGGCAACCCACATAGTCCAGACGAGGAGAGCACCTCGCCAGACGAGATCCCCAAAAACCGGAGAAGTCTGAAGAGCCTTCACATCCTCGCCACGAGGTTTGTGGGCTTGCTACAGGACGCTGAACACGGTTTGCTGGACCTGAAAGAC GCTGTTAAGCTGTTGgctgtggagaaaaaaaggcgTATCTACGACATCACAAACGTTTTGGAGGGCGTTGGTCTGATTGTGAAAATCTCCAAGAGCATGATTAAGTGGAA CGGCACAGTGCCAGGAGAACATGCTTTCAGGGTCACCAACAGAGTGATTGAGCTGAGGGCGGAGCTGAAGGACTTGGAGCAAAAGGAAAGTATGTTGGACCAGCAGAAATTCTGGGTTGAACAGAGCACCACGAGCACAAAAGAAGACTGCAGCGA TCTGACCTACGTGAATCATGACGACATCTGCAACTGTTTTAGCG GCGATACTCTCTTGGCAATACAAGCGCCATGTGGAACAAAACTAGACGTGCCGATTCCCAAAGCT GTCCGGAACTGCCCAACAAAGTATCAGATCTATCTGAAAAGCATCAATGGGCCGATAGATGTTGTACTTCTCAACAAACTGACTGTCGACTCCGTCCCTGTCGTACTGCCAGTCCCTCCGTCCAAAGAACTTTTACGGAAGGCCAAATCGGCAGTGGCCACTTCAGATGAGACCGAAAGCAGTATTAAACGTGCCGCCAAATCTCGAAGGACGGTCATGGAGGACATGCTGCACCTTCAGTCGTCGTCGCGTTCAAACACTGCGCCCAACCGGACGGATGCATCTGAAT TGCGAGATTTATCAAAAGAACTGCAGGACCTGCTACGCCCAACCAAAG CAATAATGAATGCCGAGCTGCTCAAGAATCTTTTAGCCTCAGAAG GTTTCTCTCCCCTCCATCGATCTCCACTCCCGTCTGAACAAGAACACATCCACACTCTGGATGAGAGTGAAGGCATCTTAGACATCCCCATGCTCAATGTTTAA
- the LOC120833430 gene encoding dynein regulatory complex subunit 4 isoform X1, with protein MSALKNPSSLWCYFLSLEVSRVMAGTLNEFKSCIYPPALDCMHTLKCTDRVWTRGARVRKNVPPKGKGSSKKPPKARTPTLIDGLTKDELSKEQLEEHIMRLREQLDREREERNYFQLERDKIHTFWEITDSKLEEVKAEKKNFDKDMEEDEGRHQVEIKVFRQKMKHLLCEHQNAVSELKAHGLVSKQLVQEKQEQLQTELHKEMRAVKVNMQELNNETLVKELEVKHKEEMTKTITREEKKYAEIEAEHDKKLELLQQQLHNFRTNIASETEDQWNSHINTLIEEHKEAVIEIEVAVLRLQRAVEENSSLKKGIDEMIKTEADGGHLGIVLENQHLVQVLSEVEEECKKLEKLLRFSSLEKVDSETIKKKKLEQLKRDHEALEPKFSKLRLETNELYETSTQNIEQVQQKADRKSMQLEGKLKDLTDGLEATQAQLLSVLSACNMDQTALHGATNTIEKNLDSTNKSIRKLECKKAQLSQVRKDLLLTYKALSGEALCRKCV; from the exons ATGTCTGCATTAAAAAATCCATCCAGTCTTTGGTGTTACTTTTTAAGCCTGGAAGTCTCGAGAGTCATGGCTGGAACTTTAAATGAGTTCAAAAGTTGTATTTATCCTCCAGCACTTGACTGCATGCACACTCTGAAATGCACAGACCGGGTTTGGACACGAGGGGCCCGAGTAAGGAAAAATGTG cCACCCAAAGGCAAAGGCTCAAGTAAAAAGCCTCCAAAGGCGAGAACGCCCACCCTGATAGATGGATTAACCAAGGACGAGCTGTCCAAGGAGCAG CTGGAGGAGCACATCATGCGCCTTCGAGAGCAgctggacagagagagggaagagaggaaCTACTTTCAGCTGGAGAGGGACAAGATCCACACATTTTGGGAAATCACCGACAGTAAACTAGAGGAGGTCAAGGCTGAAAAGAAGAACTTTGATAAGgacatggaggaggatgaggggcgCCACCAAGTAGAGATCAAG GTGTTTAGGCAGAAGATGAAGCACCTCCTGTGTGAGCACCAGAACGCAGTCTCTGAGTTGAAAGCACACGGTTTAGTCTCCAAACAGCTAGTGCAGGAAAAGCAAGAACAATTACAGACTGAGCTTCACAAGGAAATGAGGGCCGTCAAAGTCAACATGCAAGAGCTCAACAATGAAACCCTTGTGAAGGAGCTTGAAGTG AAACATAAGGAAGAAATGACTAAAACAATTAcccgggaggagaagaaatatGCAG AAATTGAAGCGGAACATGATAAAAAGTTGGAGCTgctacaacaacagctgcacaacTTTAGAACAAACATTGCCAGTGAGACAGAAGATCAGTGGAACAGCCACATCAACACTCTAATCGAAGAACACAAGGAAGCGGTCATTGAAATTGAGGTCGCTGTTCTTCGCTTACAACGGGCTGTTGAGGAGAACAGTTCACTCAAG AAAGGAATTGATGAAATGATCAAGACAGAGGCGGATGGCGGGCACCTGGGCATAGTGCTTGAGAATCAACATCTGGTCCAGGTTTTGTCAGAAGTCGAAGAGGAGTGCAAGAAATTAGAGAAACTACTGCGATTCTCTTCATTGGAAAAG GTTGACAGTGaaacgattaaaaaaaagaagctggaaCAACTGAAACGGGATCATGAGGCACTGGAACCAAAATTCAGCAAG CTTCGGCTGGAAACAAATGAGCTGTACGAGACGTCCACTCAGAATATCGAGCAGGTGCAGCAGAAGGCAGATAGGAAGAGCATGCAGCTGGAGGGGAAGCTGAAAGACCTGACAGACGGCCTGGAGGCGACGCAGGCTCAGCTCCTCTCGGTGCTTTCTGCCTGTAACATGGACCAAACTGCTCTCCATGGGGCCACTAACACGATTGAG AAAAATCTGGACTCAACTAATAAATCCATCAGGAAGTTGGAGTGTAAAAAAGCTCAACTCTCTCAG GTTCGTAAGGATTTGCTGCTGACCTACAAAGCTTTGAGTGGAGAAGCTCTGTGTAGAAAATGTGTCTGA
- the LOC120833430 gene encoding dynein regulatory complex subunit 4 isoform X2 — MFETAGLLQTCVCASARLGIIYLKYTMPPKGKGSSKKPPKARTPTLIDGLTKDELSKEQLEEHIMRLREQLDREREERNYFQLERDKIHTFWEITDSKLEEVKAEKKNFDKDMEEDEGRHQVEIKVFRQKMKHLLCEHQNAVSELKAHGLVSKQLVQEKQEQLQTELHKEMRAVKVNMQELNNETLVKELEVKHKEEMTKTITREEKKYAEIEAEHDKKLELLQQQLHNFRTNIASETEDQWNSHINTLIEEHKEAVIEIEVAVLRLQRAVEENSSLKKGIDEMIKTEADGGHLGIVLENQHLVQVLSEVEEECKKLEKLLRFSSLEKVDSETIKKKKLEQLKRDHEALEPKFSKLRLETNELYETSTQNIEQVQQKADRKSMQLEGKLKDLTDGLEATQAQLLSVLSACNMDQTALHGATNTIEKNLDSTNKSIRKLECKKAQLSQVRKDLLLTYKALSGEALCRKCV; from the exons ATGTTTGAAACCGCAGGCCTGCtacagacttgtgtgtgtgctagcGCGCGTCTCGGTATTATATACTTAAAATATACGATG cCACCCAAAGGCAAAGGCTCAAGTAAAAAGCCTCCAAAGGCGAGAACGCCCACCCTGATAGATGGATTAACCAAGGACGAGCTGTCCAAGGAGCAG CTGGAGGAGCACATCATGCGCCTTCGAGAGCAgctggacagagagagggaagagaggaaCTACTTTCAGCTGGAGAGGGACAAGATCCACACATTTTGGGAAATCACCGACAGTAAACTAGAGGAGGTCAAGGCTGAAAAGAAGAACTTTGATAAGgacatggaggaggatgaggggcgCCACCAAGTAGAGATCAAG GTGTTTAGGCAGAAGATGAAGCACCTCCTGTGTGAGCACCAGAACGCAGTCTCTGAGTTGAAAGCACACGGTTTAGTCTCCAAACAGCTAGTGCAGGAAAAGCAAGAACAATTACAGACTGAGCTTCACAAGGAAATGAGGGCCGTCAAAGTCAACATGCAAGAGCTCAACAATGAAACCCTTGTGAAGGAGCTTGAAGTG AAACATAAGGAAGAAATGACTAAAACAATTAcccgggaggagaagaaatatGCAG AAATTGAAGCGGAACATGATAAAAAGTTGGAGCTgctacaacaacagctgcacaacTTTAGAACAAACATTGCCAGTGAGACAGAAGATCAGTGGAACAGCCACATCAACACTCTAATCGAAGAACACAAGGAAGCGGTCATTGAAATTGAGGTCGCTGTTCTTCGCTTACAACGGGCTGTTGAGGAGAACAGTTCACTCAAG AAAGGAATTGATGAAATGATCAAGACAGAGGCGGATGGCGGGCACCTGGGCATAGTGCTTGAGAATCAACATCTGGTCCAGGTTTTGTCAGAAGTCGAAGAGGAGTGCAAGAAATTAGAGAAACTACTGCGATTCTCTTCATTGGAAAAG GTTGACAGTGaaacgattaaaaaaaagaagctggaaCAACTGAAACGGGATCATGAGGCACTGGAACCAAAATTCAGCAAG CTTCGGCTGGAAACAAATGAGCTGTACGAGACGTCCACTCAGAATATCGAGCAGGTGCAGCAGAAGGCAGATAGGAAGAGCATGCAGCTGGAGGGGAAGCTGAAAGACCTGACAGACGGCCTGGAGGCGACGCAGGCTCAGCTCCTCTCGGTGCTTTCTGCCTGTAACATGGACCAAACTGCTCTCCATGGGGCCACTAACACGATTGAG AAAAATCTGGACTCAACTAATAAATCCATCAGGAAGTTGGAGTGTAAAAAAGCTCAACTCTCTCAG GTTCGTAAGGATTTGCTGCTGACCTACAAAGCTTTGAGTGGAGAAGCTCTGTGTAGAAAATGTGTCTGA